In Tenebrio molitor chromosome 1, icTenMoli1.1, whole genome shotgun sequence, the sequence CGCTCCGTTTCCTCCAGAAGGTAATTTCTCCAACAAGTGGTTGGAGTAATTAGTCTCATTTGTGGCGTTTATCGTTGGAACCAGCTCCACTGAAACTCATTATCCGATTTTCTTTTCACCTCGTCGgacaaattgaaaatgacAAGAGTGTCGGTTCCGCTTGTCGCCGATTCGCTTTTCTCAACAGGTGCCTGAAAAACGAACGAAAGTGAGAAGGGGGTTAACACCGACTTAGAAATAAACGATTCGCGTGGGCGGACGTAAATTGTGCGTTTAATGCAGGATGATTTACGCCTTTTTGTGTAAAGTTCACGGTGTCATTACGAAAACGTGAGCGCATGATAAATATTGTGAAGGATaaacatataaataaatagtGTGTAATTTTCTTAACATTTTCGCCTGGAGAGGGTCGGCACGCCCAACTTTCAAATGATTATCTATCTTAAGCAAGAGATGGGTTCAGGCTCAGGATGCGGCCTCTATCCTGAACACTTGTTCGTCTGCAAATGTTGTCACTAGAAGGAATCTCGGGCAGATTGTTGCCAAAAATTATCAGTCGCACGTGGACAAGCACCTCAGCTGACCATCACCGCCTCGGCAtcagtttttgttttgatgatCATTGGATTTGCCCAGATGATGCAACGAGATGTAGAGGTTCTTCGGCAGCTGATCATGGGGTGCGCACGTGATTACTGTATTGGTCAAGTGAACGGAGTATAGTAGCCAGTTTATTACTGCGGAATAATAGTTGACTGGTGTTAGATAGTTCTTAAAATCGCTTCGAAAGACTAgatatatgtattataattccattaaataagatgagaataatatttttgtacagcaatgtttagaaaaatagtgactttaaaaataagtaatgaaaaacatatgtcactatttaaaataagaaagttaaatatcaccccacttaaactgcttctttaaaaaataaatattatatggTAGTTCATGATCCCTTAAACGCcttttcatttgatatatcgcttgttaaaatcggacaagaaataaagttgctagaacatttaaaaaaaaaattggatcaccctgtattttacaaactatgtattttttatttatcattatcaCTGTATTAGAGAATTCACTTTAGTTAAATTGGTCAACTCGCACACGTGCGTTTTATTTCGGGTATCGGCTCCGGAGTATCATTGGATCCGGATACTCCCGAATCAGCAGTGCCGGACGATCCTGGCACCCTTTTCGTCTCGTCATTTTGGATCAGGTTGCCTCAAAGAAGAAAATCGTTTTCCGTTAGAAGCTCTTCGATTGCGAAATTTCTCTTAATAACGCTTCGCAGCTGCTATTTTACAGACATTCACTTCGTCTTAAAATCATACCGGTAACGACTCTGACCTTGAATAAATTCGATATTTACCAGATCTATACGATCTAAGCGGAATATGTGATTCGGATCTTGGCTTTCACGTTCGGTTATCTTCAGATCTAAATGGTGTTATTTTCTAGTAAAATACCgctaataaaattcaaacGAAATAAATATGTTGAGCTAGCAATGTAGCTAAagtaataatgataatattgataaaacaGCGGCCCCACTAATGTGACAACACTGTCATCATGTGACCATTGAAGTTAAGCAATGTTGGACCGGTcagtgtttggatgggtgaTCGCCGGAAAAAATCGCGTTGCGTTGTAACTTCAATGTGTACTTCAGTGGCGGCTGGTACAGGAGGGGCAGATGGGCAATGCCCCCCcaaaacaaattgtaaaataaggataacaataaatataaaaatcgttATATAGTCTATTcgattatttaaattgtaataagTTTAAATCGCCTTTGTAATGTGACAATGGGAAATGGGtgcattttgtattttgcgCGCCGCTCAGCGTCATTTGGATCTTGCGTTACAAAAGCGCCTCGCGGCGTAGGCAAGCACTAGCTTGCCCCGCTTCGTTTATTTTCACCTACGACGTACGACGCTTCTACAAGTTCTCCGACAACATCATGTTAAAAAATCCCTATGACGCCGATGCCCATCTCTGTGGGCAAGGGCGACTTTGCCCACAGCGAATTAGAAAGAACACATAATTTACCGGACTTCATCGAACGTTGAATTGTTTTTAGCTCGATTGCATCCGAAGTtatgaatttcaaattttaacgagATTAACGAGATTTCAACTGATTTGCAAGTTCGCAACACGTCTAATTCTTAATCAAACGTGTGTTTAGTGCTTTTATTTTCTGCTTTCAAGTGTAGTTTTCACTAGCATTCTGCATTAATAGTAACATTAGGTTTCAGTCGTGCTATTTACGAATATTATCATGAATTCCGttcaatcaattaaaaatttaaaaaccgcCGTTGGACTTGGATTTTAAGAGcggaaagaaattaaatagtTGGGTCCACCTCGTCCAAacctgaaaatttgtaaacaaaatttgatcaagggTAAAATTGTGGTAAGAAATTTTAACAGAGGTATGTACAATAATGCTAGTTGGTTATGTGCTTGCGATGTAAGTAACTCATTTTATTGTTTCGTGTGTTTGATAATGGGATCCGCTGATTGCGATCCTGCCTGGGTTCAGACCGGTGTTAcagatttaaaacatttggGCCAAAAAGTTAAAAAGCATGCAATAAGccaaaaacatgtattttattCAGTCGAGTTTGGAATTTTGGGCAATACGGACCTCCGTAACCAGCTGAGTGGGGTATATCGccttgaaattcaaaaacaatgaaaaagtgaaagaaaatcgatatattttaagaaaacttATTGACGCGATAAAATTTTGCGGGGCATTTGAGTTAGCATTACGTGGACATGATGAAGGGGTTGAGAGCAATAACCCAGGCATTTTTCGAggattgataaatttaattgcCGAAGTTgacgatattttaaaattacacataGATCAATATAAAAACGCCGTGTTCACTGGCACTGACATGGATATAGACAGCAATAAAAAAGTATTGGGTACAATCCGAATTGATCGAAGTGTGCCCTCCCTTTCAATTTggtcacgagccgccactggtgTACTTTATTATTCTTCCTTACTTaacaacttaaaattaaaattaaaaaattttaagttgTTAAGTAAGGAAGAATAATAAAGTACACATTGAAGTTACAACGCAACGCGATTTTTTCCGGCGATCAGTAATACAAGAACACTCTTCGACATGGAAGTTGTGTATTAAATGAGCGTAGTACGTGATAATAATTGATAGATATTATAAACGAAAATAATGCTTTCAAAggaattattatcatttaataGAAATATTCGTGATGAAATATTATATAAATCCGGCCTGGATCCCGTGCCTCCCATACTGTATTATAGGTGTTGGACCACCTGTATGTTCAGTTCTAaaatggacaagtcaattcatttgaaataagcaaccaaacttacagattcatgaatcctatgttcagtaaaataaaaaaactcacGGTGTGTAGGTATTAGGTAGGTACTTTAATAAccaattcaacaaaaatttacaaggtacagtcgttgaccaaaataaaataggacaaagtaaatttcgattgtgtatcgatatttttgcgaaatccatctcttaggaaacaaaaatgtcaaaaataaaaaaacaattctgataagtgtcatcattcgacaatatttcaaaaactcacaatcattcaactgaacatagtgacagtgacgagatgacaagggaaaaaacataacctaactttttgtaaatcaattgtcaagtcaaatcaagttgtaatctgagacACATACGTCTCAGTTACACTAtacaaatctttgaattgtgaaactgtctaaggtaacactttgtcctattttattttggtcaacgactgtacgtCTGTAAGACAGCTTTTAAGAAAGGTTCTACTTTTTAAACATCAATAAATTGATTTGGCCTTTGTCCGTTTTTATTTCATGTatctttttattgtattttgatATCCCCATCATTATAAAACTTTATAATAacatacagtgagcggcaaaagtatggaataaatttcttaaaaattaaacaaattttttttcaaaaaaatctttgagcCGGtctattttagtttataaaaatacatattttagtacaaaataaaattccaagcagtcatttgttttcgagttatgacgtcattgatactttttttaaatggaaaccccctattttttttcttgactcTGATAGCCCtcttaattgtctaaacgccagtataaaaattttgttaccttacataaggaaatttttgagaaaaaaaaataaatttggaaaaaataaattttataacgaacaaaaacaagtcaaaaactgtgttagtaagtacttaaaattatggaattaaatgtttgaattgccatgccccagcttgttgacaataagcaagtttaggaagaaattccccctgttttagtgtcattttcgaaaacgttttgtaaaacaaataacacatacgaatgaaattgacagtaacatttgactgtttgatttacctacttgattttttgacttgtttttgttcgttataaaatttattttttccaactttattttttttctctcaaaaatttccttatgtaagataacaaaattaatactgtcatttagacaattacaAGGGCtatctgaataaaaaaaaaaaaagtaggggtttccataaaaaaaaaagtatggatGACGTTGTCACTCGAAAacaatgactgcttggaattttctttggtactaaaacatgtatttttataaactaaaattgacctgtccaaagattttttttttttaattttgtttaatttttaaggaatttattccatacttttgccgctcactgtaaagggtgtttttttaaatttggcgtccaagtaggcgttggagagtcgattgagagcgcaccactcgtgtaaaagcgtaagatttaaacagctgatccgtgatccgtaacctgtatagtgcgttcacaatcgacggttcaacgcctacttcgacgccaaatttaaaaaaacacccgttatatgtaattagtgcgattctgtttcaaaatttagcaatattgttattgaacaacattgattttgcatagatcaaaccaatcaacagcttcatatcatagcaactacaaccttgttatatagcaatattggtaaattttaaaacagaaccGCACCAAATTGctgtaattattttgttcgCAACGGCAACCAGCAATACAATCGGCGGCGATCTTGGTAAGGGCAAAAATGAAGAGGTGGGAATCAAAACAGTCTATCTTACTCTCCGTCTATTCTATTTCCCACGTCACTGGATAAGAGTAATCTGGGTTCTGGGATACGCAATAAcaatgaaacaattaaaaacacgcattaataaaatgaaagaatgtatttaaaaaaaaaactgaattacaaaaattccaTTTCACGTTCTATTCCAACAAACTTCAAATGCTCTGTCGGGCCGTATctacaaaaaacaattaatctCAACACACTTAACCTCCAAAATATTTACCTTAGTCAAAGAGCAACTGTTCTCCCGGCTGGATAGCCCTTTTGGCAAAAACTCCGATGCTGTGGTCGCCATTGACTATCATAACCTTCGCGTAACAATTCGGATTTATCGAGTGGTTGATGGCGAACCTGATCTTGTTCCCTTTCCTTGTTGCATCAACGACAAAATCTGACAAAACAAACTTATAAACACGCCACACAACTAATCAAATTCTCACCATTGTTTAAGTTGAACAAGAAAGTAAAAACTCCACATGTAGGTACTTGTGGTACACTTTTCCCCTCCTGTCCGCCTCGTCTTGGGAAAATATCTCCCCGCAATACTCCGATATGAATTCGTTCTTCTGGACGCTGTCCGCTCGAAACTGTCCCGCTGGGGAAGACAAAACTTACGCAGCCCCCTCTGCACGCTGACATTCTTGCAGGTGATCTTCGTGATGTCTGACACAGATCTGGGTCGCACTGTTTATTTTGAGTGGCAGAAACGAAATCACGTACCTACCTGTAGGCTTAAATTTCTCATTTTTGGGCGACACGTTTGTATGAAAAAGGCCTGTTTTCCGTTCCGCGTTGGGTTTTATCATTTTCCCAACACCCTCTTTCGCAACCCTTACATGACCAAAATGGCCAATCAGGTCGGAAATACTGTTGTAACCGTCTTCGGCCAACAATTCGGACAGTTCTTGCTTGATTTTCGTCACCACAGGTGGACCCTCATACACTAGACTTGTGTATATTTGCACAACACTTGCTCCTGCTTTGATCTTCTCATAAGCATCTCCACCCGTGAATATGCCCCCAACGCCTAAAACAATCTACTTGGGCAATTATTACAACAGATGAACGCTCACCTATGATTGGAATTTGCCCTTTTGTCAATCTGTACACATCAGCAATCATTTTAGTTCAGGCATTTTTCAGTAGCTTTCCACTCAAGCCCCCTGTCTCACTTTTGGAGCTGTTGTTGAGCAAAAACAAAGGTCTCTCTGCTGTGGTATTTGAGATTATTAGACCCTCAactcttgtttgtttttctgTCACAACTTGAGTTATATCTTGCAACTCTTCATAACTTCAAATCTGGTGCTAACTTTACAAGCAATGGAGGTTTGCAGTCATTAGGTAAACCATTTCTGGCATCTATCACAGCTCTCAAGAGATTCCTCAACACACTTTTGTCTTGCATTGACCTCAGACCTCAGACCTGGAGTATTGGAGCTACTAATGTTTATGGCAAGATATAAACAACCCCCCCCCTCCAATTTCTTAACCCCCATAACATAATCGTTCACAGGATCAgcagaatttttgtttttgcctAGATTGACACCAATCACAGGACTACAATCTTGTCTACTTTTCACACTGCTCAATCTCACTAAAACCTTGTCATGACCTTAACTATTAAAGCCATATCTGTTCACCACAGCATGATCTTCAGGTAGGCGAAACACTCTAGGTTTGTTATTGCCTAGTTGGGGCTCAGGTGTCACAGATCCTACTTTCACAAAACCAAAACCTAGATCACTCAAACCTAAAATAACCTCAGCATGCTTGTCAAAACCTGCAGCTATACCAATGGGGTTGTTGAATTGCTTCCCAAAAACTGTAACTCTCTGAGAGTTGTcattaaaattgtcttttttatattttaatgtttaccAGCGAGTCAGGATCAACGTAGCGGCTCTTGGGGATCAGGCGATATTTACTCACGACAATCCCGAGTCTGTGCGCATTTTCAGGATCGGCGAGGTGGACCAGCAGCATGACAAcattcgtgtaaaaaattttgtcattcttgtaaAAACTGACGGCCGCGTAAATGGCCACGCCGCTTGCGCTTACAATAAAGAGCGACCTCAGCTTCCTCTACAATACAATGGAGACTGTTTATTTTGAGTGGTAGAAACGAAATCACGTACCTGTAGGCTTAAATTTCTCATTTTTGGGCGACACGTTTGTATGAAAAAGGCCTGTTTCCCGTTCCGCGTTGGGTTTTATCATTTTCCCAacaccccactttcgcaacccctacttgaccaaaatGGCCAATCAGGTCGGTAGAATTTTACTTGTCATTTTAGCCAATCGCGACACGTTTTCGATATTTCTAGAACTTTCGATTTAACCGTTTCCGTTTTCCaccataattttaaatgtttaaatttaggaccagtttacagaagcgaaattagttaatcgtaatcaaatgcaaGATTAagtgaacacgtgatcagattgaaccaatcaaagtttcggattcatgggttaatcgggcattaacatttaattaaatatttcattctCTTTCCATAAACTGGCCCCTAGACTTTTGtttaggaccagaccgaatgtacataatttgttgttggatTACAACTCTGGAAATgacactaaattactgaccATATAAGTCTATAGACTTGCAGAGAGTAATAAACATCAGCATCAACAAGCAAACAGAAATAaacatgaaacaaattaacattattttgaaacctaaattgggcttgaaacgctgttacgtaAGTGCTAAGAGCctgatttcaagttgacttgcgacggtcgcacttgttgtcatggtaacgtcGCAAcagagaaagatgacgcatattggtaattaatgtgtatgACAAAGATaactacacatttgcgctgcaccacctatttgcgaccatgacttgaaatcgggcccTAAGAGTTTAGCCCTTGCCATGCCATTCGACCTGCAATTCCATTGATCTGCAGCTTCTagaattgttctacattggtttgaattccccaaaactgttctaattaattaCTTAGGAATCTTCATTCGCTCCCCTCACTCACACACCTGGTTTCTACAAAATACCTGAGGTGCCGTTACCCTCTTTTCTATGTTTTCTACCTACTCCTTTTATACTttgttttgttacttttctaacgcAAACAATTCTAGTTATATTACGATAAAGCTTTTAGTTTCTAATTTGCATTTGCAATTCGCGCCCATTTATTAcacatttgacataaatttgagcatgttaaaaaagtaaattaacctaatgaacattatTTTAgtggttctctcaatttgaattctgctaacaatttaaatttactgcAATCTTTCTTTTCCCATGACAATCTCTTGCCCATGGTTCGGCCGCGTACCTGCATTTTTCTACGAAAATGCCGGTAAATTTCACCGGTGCACAAAAGTTCCCGTCAGCATAATAccgggtgagcaacaataactgtttcagttggcaataaaaaaatttacatgaattgtacctatttcggtttgttttattg encodes:
- the LOC138131187 gene encoding uncharacterized protein; the encoded protein is MIADVYRLTKGQIPIIGVGGIFTGGDAYEKIKAGASVVQIYTSLVYEGPPVVTKIKQELSELLAEDGYNSISDLIGHFGHVRVAKEGVGKMIKPNAERKTGLFHTNVSPKNEKFKPTDLCQTSRRSPARMSACRGGCVSFVFPSGTVSSGQRPEERIHIGVLRGDIFPRRGGQEGKSVPQVPTCGVFTFLFNLNNDFVVDATRKGNKIRFAINHSINPNCYAKVMIVNGDHSIGVFAKRAIQPGEQLLFD